The nucleotide sequence CGACCCGGGCCGAGGCGCTGCTGGGCAGGCAGAGCGCGCCGCTCGGCGATCTGGCCGCAGCGGGACGCCGCCGGGGCCGTCGCCGGGGCGCTGAAGCGGATCGAGCGGCAGCCGGATCTGGTGGCGCCCGGCTGAGCGCTCTACAGCGTGCGGCCGGAATCGGTGGAGTTCTGGCAGGGCGACAGGCAGCGCAACCACACCCGGCTCACCCACCGCCGCGCGGGAGGGGACTGGGTGCGGGAGCT is from Streptomyces sp. NBC_00370 and encodes:
- a CDS encoding pyridoxine 5'-phosphate oxidase C-terminal domain-containing protein, with the protein product MRPESVEFWQGDRQRNHTRLTHRRAGGDWVRELLWP